ACAATGTAAATCTAAAAAATCAATTGTAGCGAGAAGTTGTAAGAACGGTCCCACCCGTTTGTAGAACTGTAGAAAAAGATGTGAATGTGTTTCATTACATGAATTTTGGATTTGTCAGTGATACTGCTCCATACTGATCGACGAATCGACGAGATAGATGCCCGATGCTCGATAGGATGGTTGCGCGCCTTCTCCTACTACATAAGCTTCCTGGTACCGGGATCGTAGTCGCAAGCAGTACTCATGGgaatgagagggaaggagaagaagcatAAAACACCCTGCCACTCAGTCACGTAAACAACACAACCACGTGTTAACTCTGATGCACAGTTCGAGCTACGCGACGAGACATgaaaaaagagagagagcaCCTATCATAACGtccatatatcatatatacaagGCAAATCTCACTCAACAATAGCAACTATGTCACCAGCAGTCTTCAAGCTATCACCAGGGGTACAGTCATATGACTGGGGGAAGAAGGGTTCCGCTTCTTTGGCGGCTCAGTTTGGAAAGACTTGTGTAGACGGCTTTCAAATTGATGAGAACAAGACATATGCCGAGGTATGTATCGACCTCTCCTCAGACTAACCTAGATCTCATGTAGTATTACAGGATATTCTCAAGTGACATTGGAACTGTGTATGTGATAAGATGAACCGTTGCTGACCGTTAGACACTTGCAATAGCTATGGATGGGCACCCACCCCACCCTCCCTTCGAAGCTCACCTCCGACTCATCCTTGTTATCCGAACACATCAAATCAAACTCAGCACTACTAGGAGACAAAGTCATTAACAAGTTCCAGGATTCGAAAGAAGGCAACTTACCTTTCCTGTTCAAGGTGTTGAGTATTGGAACTGCTCTCAGCATTCAGGCTCATCCCGATAAGAAGCTGGCTAAGAAGTTGTTTGATGAGAGACCGAATGTCTACAAGGGTGAGTGACTATATCCCTGTACTCCATGACTCCTTCAACAacatatatctatatatatactccTGGATGTTCTGATTTCACCCTGCTGTCGGTATGAACTATCCTCATGCGACTATACCAGCGGGTGTTGACTTTGCTGACACTCAATACGCATCCACAGATCCCAATCACAAACCGGAAATGGCCATCGCTCTCACCCCATTTCTAGCTTTCCTCAACTTCCTACCACTGCCCAACCTCCTGCTCAACCTGCTCGTCGTACCCGAACTCAAACCCATCATATCCTCTAAACTGATCGAGTCACTCGCGTCTTCTGTTGGTTTACCTACCAATCCCCCCTTCGACGTGTCGACGTATCGACAAACACCTTGCTCACCCACAGATGAGAATAAGCAGATCCTCAAACAGATCTTCGATGCTCTCATGTCTGCCGACAAAGATACTGTAACCACCGCTGTACGTGCATTGATAGAACGATATAAGAAAGGCGAGAAGATCGAGGAAGCGGAAAAGAGCGTGGTGGACTTGGctttgatgttgaatgaCCAGTATCCTGACGATGTTGGGGTATTATGTGTTTTCTTCTTGAATGTGGTGGAACTGAAGAAGGGCGAGGCGGCTTTCTTGGAAGCTAATTCTCCTCATGCTTATATCAAGGGAGGTGAGTAGATGCTATCTCTTTCCCGCCTGTTCACCCGGTCACGACTAGCCCGCTTTCACTGTTTTGATGTACTATTCaatcttttctctttcttgcaCTCTCCTTTCATGCACTATCCTTTTTCCCCGCTCATAGTGACAATGCTGACATACTTATCCCACCTAGACATCATCGAATGTATGGCCACCTCCGACAACGTCGTCCGAGCAGGTCTCACACCGAAACTTCGTGATGTACCCACTTTGGTCGAGATGTTGACCTACGAATCTGGACCAGGTGATCAACAATTACTTCAACCTACAACCTTCGGTTCTCAGGATCAAGCTACCAAACTGTATGATCCGCCTATCGAAGAATTCTCGGTGTTACGTGTAGAACTTCCTTCAGGTGGCAAAACCTCGCATAGGAAGATTGAAGGACCTTCCATCGCTGTTGTCACTCAGGGTAGTGGGTCGATCGTCAACGGTGATGACAAGGTAGAATTCGAAAGGGGTAATGTTATCTTTATTGGTGCGAATGAAGAAGTCACTTGGGAAGCTTCAAAGGACTTAGAGGTTTTTAGAGCTTACGTAGAAGCTTAGATTAAATTACTATTACTCTAGAGTAGAATACTGGGATTATCATACGGACAATGGAGCCTGCTCATGGATTTTTATTATCATTATCGATTTACTACCTCATGATCATGTGAGATGTACATATCATATGTGTACTTTAACAGTGAGACGGAGCTCAATCATGATGCTGCCTCGAGAAAaccattgatcattgatggaAGTTACAGATTCGCTAATAGTCTCGTTGACGAGATCCGTGAATACCATCGACACTCATCAACGATCTTTTCTGTATCATACATCGATCACATAGGGCTACAGTTGATGGGCAAATACACTGTCTAAGTCCTCATTGATGGTTATCCGCTTGAGATTGACTAGGCGCTATTTGTCATCCCACGTATCAGTCCATGAAAGCAAGTATTAATCCTTATGATAGATATCACTCGCCTTGTAACACTTCAGCCAACTGACTGGAAAGAGCGATGTAACCTTGACTCGTATTGATATGTTCATCAGGATCTAGTCCAGCTGCTTCTGCTCTTTGTCTGAGTCTTTCAATCTGACCAGCCGCATTCTCTAGACCCCCAGCCTGAGCGGTCAGGGATTGTGCGGTCTGGTGGGTGATACTGCCTTGTTGATTGAACATGTTCAGGTATAGCGGATAGGATTCAGCTGACAAGGCAAAGGCGGGAGAAGCGGTAAATCTCAGGAATTTCTGAGGGTACCTTATCCTCGATTATCACGGCATCAGACGATCACAAGAGCAACGAACGACACATCATGAAGCTTTAGGAGTACctgatgtggatgaatgTGAGAGGCTTGGGAATTACCTGCTTATTAGCGGAATCAATACCACGAGACTCGCTCTTAAGAGGTCATTACGATTTACTACAAACTTTTTTTCAATTACAGCATTAAGCGCCGACGAGATATCCTCCACTCAGttttccttcctccacctctgCTTAAGCCATTATCAGATTGATAATCCACACATGCTTATCAATATAACCTTGGAACAGAATGGAGGTGGAACTAGATTTATCTCTGTTACGCGCATGCTCATACAGCTGAGAGCTGAGCTGAAAGGGGTATAAAAGGGATATGGAAGAAAATGACTACGAATTCCCGCTTGCCAACTTTAACTAACTTATCAAACCTAATCGAGCCTGATCGCAATCGATAATCTTTCAGGTGTAGATCGACATGACAATCATTCAAAGTCAGGACTCCGCTGGGCTGTTCGAGCCATTCCTGCTCGGTGATATCTCACTCAAGCATAGGGTGGTTATGGCTCCGATGACGAGGCTTAGagcaggtaaagatgatggtaTACCTAGCGAGTGGGCCGAGGAATATTACAGCTCTAGGGCTACTGGTGAGCTATCAGCCTAGTTACTGTATCGAAAAGACGTGACTGCAAGTTGACTCTGGGGATTGGTTGGCTATGTAGATGGAGGTTTGATGCTATCAGAGGCTACTTCCCCATCAAAAGATGGCAGGGTTTGGCCTTATATGCCTGGTGAGTGCATTCACCACCGCTACAGCTAAGCGTTCTTGCCCAACatattgttgatgataagCTGACATTGTGTATCGTGACGATGGCCAGGAATCTGGTCTGAAGAGCAGATACAACAATGGAGAAAGATCACCGATGCAGTCCACGCTAAAGGCGGTAAAATGGTCCTACAGATCGCTCAAGCCGGGTGAGTTACTATCAAGTCGCTTGAGCGCCTCTCTGCCGTTCGCTTCGATACTGATCCGTACACTCACTTTACCAGTCGTGTCGCTATACCTGGTGTGAATCCTGTGGTCTACGCACCATCCAACAATCACGATCCGACTCCCGGTGCTCTACAACCAGAAATGAAAGTAATGGACCAGAAAGATATAAATCAAAGTATCAAAGAGTTTACCGAGGCTTCTAAAAATGCCATTCGAGCCGGATTCGATGGGGTCGAGATTCATGCTGCGAATGGATATGTAAGTAGTGTTAACGCCAAACATTCATGGACAACCGAACAAGCTCAGGCTGATGACATATTCCTTGGGCTTCTTGATAGCTACTCGATCAATTCGTGAGTCTAGCAAAGCTCGATATGAGCTTGACACTGATATGACTCATCCACTGACATAACTCTCACCCTTTCAGATCCAATCCGTCTCCAACCTACGAACAGACTCATATGGTGGCAGTATCGATAACCGGATCAAATTTCCTATTGAAGTCCTTAAAACGGTCACTTCTGCCATCCCAGCTCAGAAAGTCGGTCTCAGGGTATCTCCCTTTGCTACTTACCAAGGGATGAGAGAGCCTATAGGAGAAGAGTCAGGACCGATTAAGACGTTTTCCCGACTCCTCGAGAAGATATACGAGGAAATTCCAACCTTCGGTTATATCCATGCTTTAGAGCCTAGATCAAcgggtgatggtgatcaaTCAGATGATAAGTTGGATTTGAAAGATTCCATAGATCCCCTTCGACAGATAGTCCTGAATCATGGAAGTCACCTCATCGTCGCTGGTGGATATACACCTGCTTCTGCTAAAGTACATGGGGAGAAGTATAATGAGTTGATCGCATTTGGAAGATCTTTCACCTGTGAGTGAGCCTCTGAGAAATGATACCTTAACTTGAGGCTGCAAATGGAAGAAAGCTTAAGCTTACTAAAATGTTTCCCGTCGATAGCCAATCCTGACCTGGTGGAGAGGATCAAGTATGATCTGCCTCTCACCAAGTACGATAGATCGACGTTCTACACTCAAGGTAAAGAAGGCTATTTGGGGTGAGTATATAGACGTCATCATTAAGGTGTCCAAAGTAGAAATTTATACTGATCACCGGACAAACCTCCCAGATGGCCGACATATCAGAAGTAAGATATTGCTAGTTCTGCTGCCGAAGCAAAGATCGATGTCGAAGCAAGTGCCGTTAAAGTCGCTGCTTAAATGTAACTTATCAACAGAACTGGCGATTACAGATCATAGATATTGTGGAATGGAGTAGGGAAAGATTATTTCTAGATCATCCGCGCACACCATGCATCACCACTTCATGCCGATGGTAGCGATCattgagatcgagaagagTCCTGCCAGGCCCTGCATGGGTCAAGGGGAGCGACTCTACGTTCGTTTGACCGATTATCAATTGatcgtcgtcatcgtcgtGATCACAATGGCCTCGAATGTAGATCCCCTGACCCAATGCATTGACGACAATATATGATTATATCTATTTGTCTACTAATCCAAATCATTGACACTCTGGCACCAAGTTCGGTCCAGTACCAGTTGTCAAGAACTCCTTTAGGTTGACCAATGCTgtcctttccatcttccttctaGCATCTTGATTCTCAGTACCGACGTGAGGTAAGAGGGTGATGTGTTTCATGTCTTTCAATCGCTGATCCACTTCGGGTTCTTTGGTGAATACGTCTAAGCCGACAGATCCGAGCTGCAAAGGAAGCGTAGATTATCTCAGCGTAAGACCCGGTACGGAAGAGAACCACAGCCCTTCCGGAGCGACTGTGTGTGCACGTTAAAGCGAAGAGCCTCTCAACGATATGAAATGATGACTATGAAATGTAGTGAGGGATAACTGGTAAAGGGGAAGACATATAGCGCGAAAGGAGGCGGAGAAGAGTGGTTGAGTGATGTATGATAGGGCAAACTCACATGACCGTCCTGCAAAGCCTTGATCATCGCTTCCTCATCTATGACCGGGCCTCTAGCGGTATTCACAATGAtacttcctttcttcatcgtTCTAATCTCCTTTTCGCCCACAAATCCTCTGGTCTTCTCGCTGAGCGGTATACTGACCATCAGCACATCCAACTGTCCGAGGAAGTTGTAGAGCTCGGAGACATATTTGACATCAGGTGGGGCAAGAGAATTAGGTCGCCGATTGTGGTAGAGTAGATTACAGCCGAATGGTCTAATGTAATTCGCCATCTTGAGTCCTATACCTCCCATACCCAGTATACCAACTGTCTTCCCACTTAGATCTCTTGCGCTTTCTTCTACACCAGGTGGGTTAAATCCACCAGCCCTCAAGTTTGCTTCGCACCAGCTGAATCTACGCATCGTCGCGATGAGGAGGAACACGGCTGTGGTTGCGGTGGCTTCGTCAACTGCACCCGGAGTGTTGGATACTCCCATGCCTGAACAAGAGTCAGTAGGTCCTGAATTGAAGGGATGAATACTCACCTCTAGCTTTAGCAGCTTTCACTCCCACCGAATCATATCCTGCTCCCTTATGAGCGAACCACCTGCACGTAGATGGTAGAGCATTTATCAGCTCGTCATTTGGCGGTCCCACGATCTTATCCGAGAGGTGTTCATGGTAAATCCCAACGATGTCGCTGTATCGTCCTCCGGGAGCACAATCTTTGAAGAACTCTTCACGGGATTGAGATTTCATAGGCTAGCAGATACGATCAGTACTAGCCTACACTGACAGACAAGGCTCAAGCTCACCACAAGCTCTGCAATCCCTCCCAAAAGCTCTTCGGCATCTGGTCCTGCCCAGAACAACTCGCCTGTGGTGTTTCGATTAGCGATAAAGCTATCACGCGTTAAGTTGAGATGGACTCACCCATTAATAAGATCTTGGGAGCCATGGTGTTCGATAGAGAAGGTTGTCCAGTTGACCGAACAGGGGGATACTCAGATGCTATTTTACATGTCGAATTCAAGAGTGATGCTTTATATATAAGATGAATGCTacaatgatcatcatccgGACTATTAACTGCCCCGACTTCCCGAGCTCCGGCCCAAGAAACCGAGTTGTTTGCTAGATAACAAAAGgagcaagaagaaaatgGTTGTAATCCGCGTCGATGTCCTGAT
The nucleotide sequence above comes from Kwoniella europaea PYCC6329 chromosome 1, complete sequence. Encoded proteins:
- a CDS encoding mannose-6-phosphate isomerase, yielding MSPAVFKLSPGVQSYDWGKKGSASLAAQFGKTCVDGFQIDENKTYAELWMGTHPTLPSKLTSDSSLLSEHIKSNSALLGDKVINKFQDSKEGNLPFLFKVLSIGTALSIQAHPDKKLAKKLFDERPNVYKDPNHKPEMAIALTPFLAFLNFLPLPNLLLNLLVVPELKPIISSKLIESLASSVGLPTNPPFDVSTYRQTPCSPTDENKQILKQIFDALMSADKDTVTTAVRALIERYKKGEKIEEAEKSVVDLALMLNDQYPDDVGVLCVFFLNVVELKKGEAAFLEANSPHAYIKGDIIECMATSDNVVRAGLTPKLRDVPTLVEMLTYESGPGDQQLLQPTTFGSQDQATKLYDPPIEEFSVLRVELPSGGKTSHRKIEGPSIAVVTQGSGSIVNGDDKVEFERGNVIFIGANEEVTWEASKDLEVFRAYVEA